Part of the Kitasatospora sp. NBC_00374 genome is shown below.
CCAGCTGCTCCTTCTCCAGGCCTACCGGCTGGGCGACTTCGGCCAGATGTACCCGATCGCGCGCGGCACCTCACCGCTGGTGGTCGCGCTGCTCGCGGCCACCGTCCTCGGCCCGGGGCTGCCCGCCGCCAAGCTCACCGGCGTCCTGGTGATCTCGCTCGGGCTGGCCGGCCTGGCCTTCGCGGGCGGGCTGCCCGGCCGCGCCCACCTGCCCGCCCTGGCCGCCGCGGTCGGCACCGGGGTGATGATCGCCGGCTACACGGTGGTCGACGGCACCGGCGTGCGGCAGTCCGGGACACCCGCCGGGTACATCGCCTGGATGTTCCTCACCCAGGGCCTCGCCATGCTGGTGGTCGCCGCCGCCGTCCGGGGCCGCGCGCTGCCCGGCCTGCTGCGGGTCGGCTGGCGGCAGGGCCTGGCGGGCGGCGTGATGTCGCTGACCGCCTACGGCCTGGTGGTGTGGGCGCAGGCCCAGCCCGGCAGCGACCTGGCGACCGTGGCGGCCCTGCGCGAGACCAGCATCGTGGTCGCGGCCGTGATCGGGGCACTCGTCCTGCGCGAGGGCCTCGGCCGGATCCGGCTGGCCGCCAGCGCCACCGTGCTGGCCGGGATCGCCGTCCTGGAGCTGGTGCACGGCTGACGGGTGCGGCCGCACCGGGCGCGGGGCGCGGTCTCGTCCCGGCCGTCCGGCAGCCGCAGCCACAGGTGGTAGCCGCCGTACGGCAGCCGCTCGGGGAGCAGCGCGGGCAGCCGCCGGTGCAGCGCGCCGGCCAGGGCCTGCCGACGGTCGTGCAGGGCGCCGGACCGCGTGCGTAGGTGGTGCGACCAGGCGGGGGAGCCGACCAGCGCCAGGGTGGTCTCCTGGAGCGGGTGCGGTACGAAGGCGTGCCCAGGGCCAGCCAGCTCCAGCTCGCCCAGCCGCTGCTGGCGCCGGGCTGGGCTGGTGCTGGGGGAGGAACCGTCGCAGGCCGCGCCGGTGGCCGCGGTGGCGGTCCTGGCGTGCATCGTGGCGACGCAGCGGGCCCGGGGCTGAGCCCCGGGCACCGCCCGGCCGCTACTGGATGTTCGCGGCCTTGCAGGCCGCGGCGCGCGGCCCGTCGCAGATCTGGGCGGCCGTGTACAGGCCGCCGGCGATGATGGTGTCGTTGATCCGCGGCTTGGTGACCACGATCGGGCTGAGCAGCATGGACGGGATCTGGGCGCCGTTGCTGTCGGTGATGGCGGTCGCGATCGAGGTCACGTCCAGACCCTTGACCAGGTAGACCGCGATGTTGGCGGCGGCGTCCGTCTCCGGGCGGAAGGGCTTGAAGATGGTGAAGGCCTGCTCGCCGGTGAGCACCCGCTGCACGGCGTCCAGCGAGGCGTCCTGGCCGCCGACCGGGACGTTGTCGATGCCGGCCTTCTTCAGCGTCTCGATGATGGACGCGGCCATGCCGTCGTTGGCGGAGTAGACGGCCTGGAAGCCGTTCTTGCCGAGCTTGCCGATGGCCTCGGTCATCTTCTGGGCGGCCACCTCGGGCTTCCACTCGCCGGACTGCTCGTAGGCGATGCCCTTGACCTTGCCGTCCAGCGTCTTGTGGGCGCCGAGCTTGAAGTCGGCGGCGTTCGGGTCGCTCTCGGCGCCGTTGACCATGACGACCTGGGCGTTGCCGGCCTTGGGCCCGAGCGCCTCCAGCAGGGCCTGGCCCTGGAGCTCGCCCGTGCGGCGGTTGTCGAAGGAGACGTAGGCGGCCACGTTGCCGGCGGCGAGCCGGTCGTACGCGACGACCTTGGCGCCCTTCTTGTTGGCCTCCTCCACCCACGGTGCCGTCGCCTTGGCGTT
Proteins encoded:
- a CDS encoding sugar ABC transporter substrate-binding protein, giving the protein MNAMTRRLLVGTAAVSMTLSLAACGLNDPSSSAPSNKTIGLLLPERASSTRYESFDKPLIEASVAGLCTKCTIDYANADGDEGNQKQQFEDMLARGVKVILLDAVNAKATAPWVEEANKKGAKVVAYDRLAAGNVAAYVSFDNRRTGELQGQALLEALGPKAGNAQVVMVNGAESDPNAADFKLGAHKTLDGKVKGIAYEQSGEWKPEVAAQKMTEAIGKLGKNGFQAVYSANDGMAASIIETLKKAGIDNVPVGGQDASLDAVQRVLTGEQAFTIFKPFRPETDAAANIAVYLVKGLDVTSIATAITDSNGAQIPSMLLSPIVVTKPRINDTIIAGGLYTAAQICDGPRAAACKAANIQ
- a CDS encoding EamA family transporter, encoding MASHVVPLVVLGSAVLHAVWNALAHGVRDKLAGFALMNTAFLGCGAVLACLTPAPDPAAWPYIAASTALQVGYQLLLLQAYRLGDFGQMYPIARGTSPLVVALLAATVLGPGLPAAKLTGVLVISLGLAGLAFAGGLPGRAHLPALAAAVGTGVMIAGYTVVDGTGVRQSGTPAGYIAWMFLTQGLAMLVVAAAVRGRALPGLLRVGWRQGLAGGVMSLTAYGLVVWAQAQPGSDLATVAALRETSIVVAAVIGALVLREGLGRIRLAASATVLAGIAVLELVHG